Proteins co-encoded in one Bradyrhizobium sp. 170 genomic window:
- the addA gene encoding double-strand break repair helicase AddA — translation MVKAARIIPDAVRATQARASDPAASAFVSANAGSGKTHVLVQRVIRLLLADVAPEKILCITFTKAAAANMAERVFTTLGHWVTLDDDALDAAIRDAGIPNPGARLRKSARKLFACALETPGGLKVQTIHALCTRLLQQFPFEANVPARFAVLDDRDQNEMMERANLGVFLEASRNPDSATGRALMTAMASAADVTFKDVVREACLSRDHFMAWTDAAGSAQAASAQISAALGVEPDDRIEGVEREILDGPNLPRSRWQEIAQVLDTGSKTDQGQATQLRAALAFSGAAQVDEYLCVFLTDADRTPRKSVVTKNFTRDNPAVGRLFESEIDRLAPLIAKRRAVTARDRTEALLYIATAAAANYRREKQERGLLDYDDLIDKTLEMLDRVSSGWVHYKLDRGVDHVLIDEAQDTSPRQWDIVAHIISEFTSGAGARDGVVRTVFAVGDEKQSIFSFQGAAPREFDLRRRALQRKFEGAGLKFDPVSFTYSFRSGPEILHAVDQVFREQDIFRSIHAVDIGNPIHHALADAGPGQIDLWELAETDDRQDIEGWRAPFDGVAATSPEVKLARRIQAEIKTLVGSGVMTGSKSDRRPLRYGDMLVLVRRRGNAFDAVIQALKHAGIPVAGADRLKLTEHIAVIDLMNLADALLLPQDDLALAVALKSPLFGLGDDDLFKIAWQRKGSLRAALTERAVADGRLRDALWRLEQCERRFASETPFAFYAWLLGGDGGRARILRRLGHEANDALDEFLELALNYERKAPASLQGFMAWLRTADLEVKRDMEISRDEVRVMTVHGAKGLEASVVFLVDTTTSPSDTQRLKLINLPQGNADPHAPGVVVWAGRKAEDPPAVVAARAAMIGDTEDEYRRLLYVAMTRAADRLIVGGCLPGNMKSVRPLSWYDLITRGLAGSTLQLQEIETAIGRVKRYTRPEEAAPSAAPAAAPLPPAPMMLPNWLLTPAQPEVSPESLLRPSDTADSERHPVRTAESLTQRARALQRGTLVHRLLQSLPDIAAERRREAALAYLARNADGWTEQERQALADSTLALIADARFAPVFAPGSRAEVSIVGRLKRPAGRPALVSGQIDRLVVTENEVLVVDFKTNHAPPSRPDEAPKGYVRQLALYRAVLAKLYPQRLVRAALLWTESAELMEISAPALEAELASIISA, via the coding sequence ATGGTGAAGGCTGCCCGCATCATTCCCGACGCCGTTCGCGCCACGCAGGCGCGCGCCTCCGATCCGGCGGCTTCCGCCTTCGTCTCGGCGAACGCCGGATCGGGCAAGACCCATGTGCTGGTGCAGCGAGTAATTCGCCTGCTCCTCGCCGATGTGGCGCCGGAAAAGATTCTCTGCATCACGTTTACAAAAGCCGCCGCCGCCAACATGGCGGAACGGGTGTTCACCACCCTCGGCCATTGGGTGACGCTCGACGACGACGCACTGGACGCGGCGATCCGCGACGCCGGCATTCCCAATCCCGGCGCACGCCTGCGCAAATCGGCGCGCAAGCTGTTCGCCTGCGCGCTGGAGACGCCGGGCGGACTGAAGGTGCAGACCATCCACGCGCTGTGCACGCGGCTGCTGCAGCAATTCCCGTTCGAGGCCAACGTGCCGGCGCGGTTTGCCGTGCTCGACGACCGCGACCAGAACGAAATGATGGAGCGCGCCAATCTCGGGGTTTTCCTCGAAGCGTCGCGCAACCCCGACAGCGCCACTGGCCGCGCGCTGATGACGGCGATGGCGAGCGCCGCCGACGTCACCTTCAAGGACGTGGTGCGCGAGGCCTGTCTCAGTCGCGATCACTTCATGGCCTGGACGGATGCCGCCGGCAGCGCGCAAGCCGCTTCAGCGCAGATTTCGGCTGCACTCGGTGTCGAGCCCGATGATCGCATTGAGGGTGTCGAGCGTGAGATATTAGACGGGCCGAACCTGCCGCGATCGCGCTGGCAGGAAATCGCACAGGTCCTGGATACCGGGAGCAAAACCGATCAGGGCCAGGCTACGCAGCTTCGCGCCGCGCTGGCATTTTCCGGTGCAGCCCAGGTGGACGAGTATCTCTGCGTGTTCCTCACCGACGCCGATCGCACGCCGCGCAAATCCGTGGTTACAAAGAACTTTACGCGGGACAATCCTGCGGTTGGACGCTTGTTCGAATCCGAGATTGATCGCCTCGCGCCTCTGATCGCGAAACGCCGTGCGGTGACCGCCCGCGACCGCACCGAGGCGCTGCTTTATATCGCTACCGCTGCGGCGGCCAATTATCGCCGCGAGAAGCAGGAACGCGGCCTGCTCGACTATGACGATCTGATCGACAAGACATTGGAGATGCTCGACCGCGTCTCCTCGGGCTGGGTGCATTACAAGCTCGACCGCGGCGTCGACCATGTGCTGATCGACGAGGCGCAGGACACCAGCCCGCGGCAATGGGACATTGTCGCCCACATCATCTCCGAATTCACCTCGGGCGCAGGCGCGCGCGACGGCGTGGTGCGAACGGTGTTCGCGGTCGGCGACGAGAAGCAGTCGATCTTTTCGTTCCAGGGTGCAGCGCCGCGCGAATTCGACCTGCGCCGCCGCGCGTTGCAGAGGAAGTTCGAGGGTGCCGGACTGAAGTTCGATCCGGTATCGTTTACCTATTCGTTCCGGTCGGGACCGGAGATCCTGCATGCGGTCGATCAGGTGTTTCGCGAGCAGGATATTTTTCGCAGCATTCATGCGGTCGATATCGGCAATCCGATCCATCACGCGCTGGCCGACGCCGGCCCGGGTCAGATCGATCTCTGGGAGCTTGCGGAAACCGACGATCGGCAGGACATCGAAGGCTGGCGCGCGCCGTTCGACGGCGTCGCCGCGACCAGCCCCGAAGTGAAGCTTGCCCGGCGCATTCAGGCCGAGATCAAGACGCTGGTCGGCAGTGGCGTGATGACCGGCAGCAAGAGCGATCGCCGGCCGCTGCGCTATGGCGACATGCTGGTGCTGGTGCGCCGGCGCGGCAATGCGTTCGACGCCGTGATCCAGGCGCTGAAGCACGCCGGCATTCCGGTCGCTGGCGCCGACCGCCTCAAGCTGACCGAGCACATTGCCGTCATCGACCTGATGAACCTGGCGGATGCGCTGTTGCTGCCGCAGGACGACCTGGCGCTGGCGGTGGCGCTGAAGAGCCCGCTGTTTGGGCTTGGCGATGACGACCTGTTCAAGATCGCCTGGCAGCGCAAGGGATCGTTGCGCGCGGCATTGACTGAGCGCGCCGTGGCCGACGGCCGGCTGCGGGATGCGCTGTGGCGGCTCGAACAGTGCGAACGCCGCTTTGCAAGCGAAACGCCGTTTGCGTTCTATGCCTGGCTGCTTGGCGGCGACGGCGGCCGCGCGCGAATCCTGCGCCGGCTCGGACATGAGGCGAACGACGCGCTGGATGAATTTCTGGAGCTGGCGCTGAACTACGAGCGCAAGGCGCCGGCCTCATTGCAGGGCTTTATGGCGTGGCTGCGCACGGCCGATCTCGAGGTGAAGCGCGACATGGAAATTTCGCGCGACGAGGTCCGCGTCATGACCGTGCATGGCGCCAAGGGGCTGGAGGCTTCCGTCGTGTTCCTGGTGGACACCACGACCTCGCCCTCGGATACGCAGCGGCTGAAACTCATCAATTTGCCGCAGGGCAATGCCGATCCGCATGCGCCCGGTGTCGTGGTCTGGGCCGGCCGCAAGGCCGAGGATCCCCCGGCCGTCGTCGCGGCACGCGCGGCGATGATCGGCGATACCGAGGATGAATACCGCCGCCTGCTCTATGTCGCGATGACGCGCGCGGCAGACCGCCTGATCGTCGGCGGCTGCCTGCCCGGCAACATGAAGAGTGTCCGACCGCTGTCCTGGTACGATCTGATCACCAGGGGGCTCGCCGGTTCTACCTTGCAGCTACAGGAGATCGAGACCGCCATAGGCCGGGTGAAGCGCTATACGCGCCCCGAGGAGGCGGCACCGTCAGCCGCTCCCGCTGCGGCGCCGCTTCCCCCGGCGCCGATGATGCTGCCCAACTGGCTGCTGACCCCGGCGCAGCCCGAGGTCTCCCCGGAAAGCCTCCTGCGGCCCTCGGACACCGCTGACAGCGAGCGCCATCCGGTCCGGACGGCCGAATCGCTCACGCAGCGCGCCCGGGCCCTGCAGCGCGGCACGCTGGTGCACCGGCTCCTGCAATCGTTGCCCGATATTGCCGCCGAGCGCCGCCGCGAGGCCGCGCTGGCCTATCTGGCCCGCAATGCCGATGGCTGGACCGAGCAGGAACGGCAGGCGCTCGCCGATAGTACGCTGGCCTTGATCGCAGATGCCCGCTTCGCGCCGGTGTTCGCCCCCGGCAGCCGGGCCGAAGTCTCGATCGTCGGACGGCTGAAGCGGCCGGCCGGACGGCCGGCGCTGGTGTCCGGGCAGATCGACCGCCTTGTGGTTACGGAAAACGAGGTCCTGGTCGTGGATTTCAAGACCAACCATGCCCCGCCGAGCCGGCCTGACGAGGCGCCGAAGGGCTATGTCCGCCAGCTCGCGCTGTACCGGGCAGTGCTGGCGAAGCTTTATCCCCAGCGGCTGGTTCGAGCGGCACTGCTTTGGACCGAAAGCGCTGAATTAATGGAGATTTCAGCCCCCGCACTGGAAGCCGAGCTGGCATCCATCATCTCGGCGTGA
- the trxA gene encoding thioredoxin: protein MAVGKVSDADFEAEVLKATGPVVVDFWAEWCGPCRMIAPALDEISGAMGDKVKIVKLNVDESPKTASKYGVMSIPTLMIFKGGEMASRQVGAAPKAKLQQWITAAV from the coding sequence ATGGCCGTTGGCAAGGTTTCTGACGCCGATTTCGAAGCCGAGGTGCTCAAGGCGACCGGGCCGGTGGTCGTCGATTTCTGGGCCGAATGGTGCGGCCCCTGTCGCATGATCGCGCCCGCGCTCGACGAGATTTCCGGCGCCATGGGCGACAAGGTCAAGATCGTGAAGCTGAATGTCGACGAGAGCCCGAAGACGGCCTCGAAATACGGCGTGATGTCGATCCCGACCCTGATGATCTTCAAGGGCGGCGAGATGGCCTCCCGCCAGGTCGGCGCCGCGCCGAAGGCGAAGCTGCAGCAGTGGATTACCGCTGCGGTCTGA
- a CDS encoding metallophosphoesterase family protein produces the protein MRFAAIADVHGNYLALEAVLADIRAQGIGEIVNLGDMASGPLDARRTMDTLMALDAVHVLGNHDRYLIDRPPEKMGSWDRPAHAQLEARHLDWLRAVPKTAVFRDQVFLCHATPNHDEVYWLETILPDGTVRMSPREAVEEHARGITLSLILCAHTHLARVVRLRDGRLIVNPGSVGSPGYRDTHPFAHVIEAGTPDARYAILELADGAWRVTLRHVRYDHEAMATLARQNGQAELAHALATGWINV, from the coding sequence ATGCGCTTTGCCGCGATTGCCGATGTGCACGGAAATTATCTCGCGCTGGAAGCCGTGCTGGCTGACATCCGCGCGCAGGGCATTGGCGAGATCGTCAATCTCGGCGACATGGCGAGCGGCCCGCTCGACGCGCGCCGAACCATGGACACGCTGATGGCGCTCGACGCCGTTCACGTCCTCGGCAATCATGATCGCTATCTGATCGACCGGCCGCCGGAGAAGATGGGGTCATGGGATCGGCCCGCCCATGCGCAACTCGAAGCGCGCCATCTCGACTGGCTGCGCGCGGTGCCAAAGACCGCCGTGTTTCGCGATCAGGTGTTTCTCTGTCATGCGACGCCCAACCATGACGAGGTCTACTGGCTGGAGACCATCTTGCCCGACGGCACCGTGCGAATGTCCCCGCGGGAGGCGGTCGAGGAGCACGCCAGGGGCATCACGCTGTCCTTGATCCTCTGCGCGCATACCCATCTCGCCCGCGTGGTCAGGCTTCGCGATGGCCGATTGATCGTCAATCCCGGCAGCGTCGGCTCACCCGGTTATCGCGATACTCATCCGTTTGCGCATGTGATCGAAGCCGGCACGCCGGATGCGCGCTACGCCATCCTTGAACTCGCCGATGGCGCCTGGCGCGTCACCCTCCGGCATGTGCGATATGATCATGAGGCGATGGCAACGCTCGCGCGGCAGAACGGTCAGGCCGAACTGGCGCACGCGTTGGCGACGGGGTGGATCAACGTGTAG
- a CDS encoding folylpolyglutamate synthase/dihydrofolate synthase family protein, producing MNLPAAKSQPLGELIARLSALHPKRIDLSLDRMHRLLERLDHPEALLPPVIHVAGTNGKGSTIAYLRAILEAAGLRVHVYTSPYLVRINECFRIGEKGGGRLASDAELRRVLEHCEQVNAGEPITIFEMETAAAFCLFAEHEADVVLLETGLGGRLDATNVIDRPIAVVITPVSMDHTEFLGSTLTAIATEKAAIIKRGTPVSCAEQAPEAMSVIEAQATRMRAPMHAAGQQWHVGVERGRLVYQDERGLMDLAAPKLFGRHQFDNAGLAIATLRAIDSFKIGMPAFEAGIVNAEWPARMQRLVAGALVDQGPKGCEIWLDGGHNAEGGRVAAAALGDLEERVSRPLVVIAGMMANKDAGAFLANFAGLTRHIMAIPIPGRDNVMPPDRLADAARALGMRVENAASVEAALHALSRLAYEVPPRILITGSLYLAGHVLDINGTPPG from the coding sequence GTGAATCTACCTGCCGCCAAATCCCAGCCGCTCGGTGAATTGATCGCGCGGCTGTCTGCCTTGCATCCGAAGCGCATCGATCTCAGCCTCGATCGCATGCACCGCCTGCTGGAGCGGCTCGATCATCCGGAAGCCCTGCTGCCGCCGGTGATCCATGTCGCGGGCACCAACGGCAAGGGTTCGACCATCGCCTATCTGCGCGCGATTCTCGAGGCCGCGGGCCTGCGGGTGCACGTCTACACCTCGCCCTACCTGGTGCGGATCAACGAATGCTTCCGCATCGGCGAGAAGGGCGGTGGCCGGCTGGCAAGCGATGCCGAGTTGCGCCGGGTGCTGGAGCACTGCGAACAGGTCAATGCGGGCGAGCCGATCACGATTTTCGAGATGGAGACCGCGGCGGCGTTTTGCCTGTTCGCGGAGCATGAGGCCGATGTCGTGCTGCTGGAAACCGGCCTTGGCGGGCGGCTCGACGCCACCAACGTGATCGACAGGCCGATCGCCGTTGTCATCACGCCGGTCAGCATGGATCACACGGAATTCCTCGGCAGCACGCTGACCGCCATTGCAACTGAGAAGGCCGCCATCATCAAGCGCGGCACGCCGGTGAGTTGTGCCGAGCAGGCGCCGGAGGCAATGTCTGTCATCGAGGCGCAGGCGACGCGCATGCGCGCGCCGATGCATGCGGCGGGACAGCAATGGCATGTCGGCGTCGAACGCGGGCGGCTGGTCTATCAGGACGAGCGCGGCCTGATGGATCTTGCGGCGCCAAAGCTGTTCGGGCGGCATCAATTCGACAATGCCGGGCTTGCGATCGCAACCTTGCGCGCGATCGATTCGTTCAAGATCGGAATGCCGGCGTTCGAGGCCGGCATCGTCAATGCCGAATGGCCGGCCCGGATGCAGCGGCTGGTCGCGGGCGCGCTGGTCGATCAAGGACCCAAGGGGTGCGAGATCTGGCTCGATGGCGGGCACAATGCGGAAGGCGGCCGCGTTGCTGCTGCAGCGCTCGGCGATCTCGAGGAGCGGGTATCGCGCCCGCTGGTGGTGATCGCGGGAATGATGGCGAACAAGGATGCGGGCGCGTTCCTCGCCAATTTCGCCGGCCTGACGCGCCACATCATGGCGATACCGATTCCCGGCCGCGACAACGTGATGCCGCCGGACCGGCTGGCGGATGCGGCCCGCGCGCTCGGCATGCGCGTGGAAAATGCTGCAAGCGTCGAAGCCGCGCTACACGCGCTGTCGCGGCTGGCTTACGAAGTGCCGCCGCGTATCCTGATTACCGGCTCGCTCTATCTCGCCGGCCATGTGCTTGATATCAACGGCACGCCACCGGGATAG
- the accD gene encoding acetyl-CoA carboxylase, carboxyltransferase subunit beta, producing the protein MNWLTNVVRPKIRNILRRETPENLWIKCPDSGQLVFYKDVEANQFVIPGSNYHMRMGAVARLKSIFDNETWYDIALPEVTADPLKFRDERKYVDRIKDARAKTGLNDAIKVGYGKLEGAGVVVAVQDFDFMGGSLGMAAGEAIVRGLELAVEKKSPFIMFAASGGARMQEGILSLMQMPRTTVGVQMLREAKLPYIVVLTNPTTGGVTASYAMLGDVQIAEPGALIGFAGARVIEQTIREKLPEGFQRAEYLLDHGMVDMVVHRHEMRPTLARLCRLLTKSPALDVASKPAPQVTDPAQIVLAPEAVPAAPHA; encoded by the coding sequence ATGAATTGGCTCACCAATGTCGTCCGGCCGAAGATCCGCAACATCCTGCGCCGCGAGACGCCGGAGAACCTGTGGATCAAGTGCCCGGATTCCGGGCAGCTCGTGTTCTACAAGGACGTCGAGGCCAACCAGTTCGTCATCCCCGGCTCGAACTACCACATGCGCATGGGCGCGGTGGCTCGGCTGAAGTCGATCTTCGACAACGAGACCTGGTACGACATCGCCCTGCCGGAAGTGACGGCCGATCCGCTCAAGTTTCGCGACGAGCGCAAATATGTCGACCGCATCAAGGACGCACGCGCCAAGACCGGGCTGAACGACGCCATCAAGGTCGGCTACGGAAAGTTGGAGGGCGCCGGCGTCGTCGTCGCGGTGCAGGATTTCGATTTCATGGGCGGTTCGCTCGGCATGGCCGCGGGCGAGGCGATCGTGCGCGGGCTCGAGCTTGCGGTGGAGAAGAAGTCGCCGTTCATCATGTTCGCGGCCTCGGGCGGCGCGCGGATGCAGGAAGGCATTCTGTCGCTGATGCAGATGCCGCGCACCACCGTCGGCGTGCAGATGCTGCGGGAAGCGAAGCTGCCCTACATCGTCGTGCTGACCAATCCGACCACCGGCGGCGTCACCGCATCCTATGCCATGCTGGGCGACGTGCAGATCGCCGAACCCGGCGCGCTGATCGGCTTCGCCGGCGCGCGCGTGATCGAGCAGACCATCCGCGAGAAACTGCCGGAAGGATTCCAGCGCGCCGAGTATCTGCTCGACCACGGCATGGTCGACATGGTCGTGCATCGCCACGAGATGCGCCCGACGCTGGCGCGGCTGTGCCGGCTCTTGACCAAATCCCCGGCGCTCGACGTCGCTTCAAAGCCCGCGCCGCAGGTCACGGACCCGGCCCAGATCGTCTTGGCGCCGGAAGCCGTGCCGGCTGCGCCCCACGCGTGA
- the trpA gene encoding tryptophan synthase subunit alpha — protein sequence MTTRIDARFAELKKEGRSAFVTFLMAGDPDPATSLDIIKALPKAGADIIEIGMPFTDPMADGPSIQAAGLRALKAGMTLKKTLEMVRGFRKDDHATPLVLMGYYNPIYIYGVDKFLADAKTAGVDGLIIVDLPPEEDEELCIPALKAGLNFIRLATPTTDDKRLPAVLANTSGFVYYVSITGITGAAAADSTVVGDAVARIKRHTKLPVCVGFGIRTPQAARAIAEKANGAVVGTALVDALRDSLDTKGQATTKTVAAVADLVASLAQGVRGAKQAAE from the coding sequence GTGACCACCCGCATCGACGCACGCTTTGCCGAACTCAAGAAAGAGGGCCGCTCGGCTTTTGTCACCTTCCTGATGGCTGGCGATCCGGACCCTGCGACGTCGCTCGACATCATCAAGGCGCTGCCGAAGGCGGGCGCCGACATCATCGAGATCGGCATGCCCTTTACCGACCCGATGGCCGACGGTCCGTCGATCCAGGCGGCGGGCCTGCGCGCGCTGAAGGCGGGCATGACGCTGAAGAAGACGCTGGAGATGGTGCGCGGCTTCCGCAAGGACGACCACGCCACGCCGCTGGTGCTGATGGGCTACTACAATCCGATCTACATCTACGGCGTCGACAAGTTTCTCGCCGACGCCAAGACGGCCGGCGTCGACGGCCTGATCATCGTCGACCTGCCGCCGGAGGAGGACGAGGAGCTGTGCATTCCCGCGCTGAAGGCCGGGCTCAACTTCATCCGACTGGCGACGCCGACCACCGATGACAAGCGCTTGCCGGCCGTGCTCGCAAACACGTCCGGCTTTGTCTACTACGTCTCGATCACCGGTATCACCGGCGCAGCTGCGGCCGACTCGACGGTCGTTGGCGACGCCGTGGCGAGGATCAAGCGCCACACCAAGCTGCCAGTGTGTGTCGGCTTCGGCATCCGCACCCCGCAGGCGGCGCGGGCGATTGCCGAGAAGGCCAACGGCGCCGTGGTCGGTACCGCGCTGGTCGACGCGTTGCGCGACAGCCTGGACACGAAGGGGCAGGCGACCACCAAGACGGTCGCGGCGGTGGCCGATCTCGTGGCCTCACTGGCGCAGGGTGTCCGGGGGGCGAAGCAGGCGGCTGAATAA
- the trpB gene encoding tryptophan synthase subunit beta produces MNPNLPNSFRTGPDERGHFGNFGGRFVAETLMPLILDLEKAYAAAKADPAFQAEMNGYLKDYVGRPSPLYFAERLTEHLGGAKIYLKREELNHTGSHKVNNVLGQIMVARRMGKKRIIAETGAGQHGVATATLCARFGLECVVYMGAVDVARQAPNVFRMEMLGAKVVPVQSGTRTLKDAMNEALRDWVTNVHDTFYCIGTVAGPHPYPMMVRDFQSVIGDETRKQMMEAEGRLPNSLVACIGGGSNAMGLFHPFLDDPSVEIFGVEAAGHGLTQLHAASIAGGRAGVLHGNRTYLLMDDDGQIQDAHSISAGLDYPGIGPEHSWLHETGRVTYLSATDDEALAAFMLLSRLEGIPPALESAHAIAKVTELAPKRPKDHLMVVNLSGRGDKDIPQITEILKGKKQ; encoded by the coding sequence ATGAATCCAAACCTGCCCAATTCATTCCGCACCGGCCCCGACGAGCGCGGGCATTTCGGCAATTTCGGCGGACGTTTCGTCGCGGAAACGCTGATGCCGCTGATTCTCGACCTGGAAAAGGCCTATGCGGCGGCCAAGGCCGATCCTGCGTTCCAGGCGGAGATGAACGGTTACCTCAAGGATTATGTCGGCCGGCCGTCGCCGCTCTATTTTGCCGAACGCCTGACCGAGCATCTCGGCGGCGCCAAGATTTATCTGAAGCGTGAGGAACTCAACCACACCGGCTCGCACAAGGTGAACAACGTGCTTGGCCAGATCATGGTCGCGCGGCGCATGGGCAAGAAGCGCATCATTGCCGAGACCGGCGCTGGCCAGCATGGCGTTGCCACCGCGACGCTGTGCGCGCGCTTTGGGCTGGAATGCGTGGTCTATATGGGCGCAGTCGACGTCGCCCGTCAGGCGCCGAACGTGTTCCGCATGGAGATGCTGGGCGCCAAGGTCGTTCCGGTGCAGTCGGGCACGCGCACGCTGAAGGACGCGATGAACGAGGCGCTGCGCGACTGGGTCACCAACGTGCACGACACGTTCTATTGCATCGGCACGGTGGCGGGGCCGCATCCCTATCCGATGATGGTGCGCGACTTCCAATCGGTCATTGGCGACGAGACCCGCAAGCAGATGATGGAAGCCGAAGGACGCCTGCCGAATTCGCTGGTCGCCTGCATCGGCGGCGGCTCCAATGCGATGGGCTTGTTCCATCCATTCCTTGATGATCCCTCCGTCGAAATTTTTGGTGTCGAGGCCGCCGGCCACGGGCTGACACAGCTCCACGCCGCCTCGATCGCCGGCGGCCGGGCCGGCGTGCTGCACGGCAACCGCACCTATCTCTTGATGGACGATGACGGCCAGATCCAGGACGCGCATTCGATCTCGGCGGGGCTCGACTATCCCGGCATCGGACCGGAGCATTCCTGGCTGCACGAGACCGGCCGCGTCACCTATCTGTCGGCGACGGACGACGAAGCGCTCGCCGCCTTCATGCTGCTGTCGCGGCTGGAGGGCATCCCGCCGGCGCTGGAATCCGCGCATGCGATCGCCAAGGTCACGGAGCTCGCGCCCAAGCGGCCGAAAGATCATCTGATGGTGGTCAATCTGTCCGGCCGTGGCGACAAGGACATTCCGCAGATCACGGAGATTTTGAAAGGCAAGAAGCAGTGA
- a CDS encoding phosphoribosylanthranilate isomerase — protein MSLLVKICGLSTRETLDTALEAGADMVGFVFFSPSPRHLSLETARELGRQAKDRATKVALTVDADDATLENIVETLRPDLLQLHGKETIARVRDIKAKFALPVMKVIAVETSADLAALPGYVSVADRILFDARAPKGATRPGGLGAVFDWHVLEKLDLQLPFMVSGGLSAANVAEAVRVTRAGGVDVSSGVESAPGVKDPEMIRNFIRAARATEELMVR, from the coding sequence ATGTCCCTGCTCGTCAAAATTTGCGGCCTGTCCACGCGCGAGACGCTCGACACAGCGCTTGAGGCGGGCGCCGACATGGTGGGGTTCGTGTTCTTCTCCCCGTCGCCGCGCCATCTCAGCCTCGAGACCGCGCGGGAACTGGGCCGGCAGGCCAAGGACCGCGCGACCAAGGTGGCGCTGACCGTCGATGCCGACGACGCGACGCTTGAAAACATCGTCGAGACGCTGCGGCCGGATCTCCTGCAATTGCACGGCAAGGAAACCATCGCGCGCGTGCGCGACATCAAGGCGAAGTTCGCACTGCCGGTCATGAAGGTGATTGCGGTCGAAACGTCAGCCGATCTCGCGGCGCTGCCGGGCTATGTCAGTGTGGCCGATCGCATTCTGTTCGACGCCCGTGCGCCCAAGGGCGCCACCCGCCCCGGCGGGCTGGGGGCCGTGTTCGACTGGCACGTTCTGGAAAAGCTCGATCTCCAGCTGCCCTTCATGGTCTCGGGCGGGCTTTCCGCCGCCAACGTCGCGGAGGCGGTCCGCGTCACCCGCGCCGGCGGCGTCGATGTGTCCTCCGGCGTCGAAAGCGCGCCCGGTGTCAAGGATCCAGAGATGATCCGCAATTTCATTCGCGCCGCGCGCGCCACCGAAGAACTGATGGTCCGATGA
- a CDS encoding LapA family protein, with translation MRKFFTALVVIPLGLIFIVFAVANRHFVTVSFDPFNSTDPAIAVSMPLFAVIIAVAILGVAAGGMATWFRQRHWRRAARQHEADARRARAETADFRAAAAVSRIEQQRLPAPSQYGFYGATGRDKQGATL, from the coding sequence ATGCGAAAGTTTTTCACGGCGCTGGTCGTCATTCCCTTGGGCCTGATCTTCATCGTCTTTGCGGTCGCCAACCGCCATTTCGTGACGGTGTCGTTCGATCCCTTCAATTCGACCGATCCGGCGATCGCGGTGTCGATGCCGCTGTTTGCGGTGATCATTGCGGTGGCCATTCTGGGGGTGGCGGCGGGCGGCATGGCGACCTGGTTCCGCCAGCGCCACTGGCGCCGCGCGGCGCGCCAGCATGAGGCGGATGCCCGCCGGGCAAGGGCGGAAACGGCCGATTTCCGGGCTGCGGCGGCGGTTTCCCGGATCGAACAGCAGCGGCTTCCGGCGCCCTCCCAGTACGGATTCTATGGGGCCACAGGGCGAGACAAGCAGGGCGCGACGTTGTAG
- a CDS encoding integration host factor subunit beta: MIKSELVQRIAEHNPHLYQRDVENIVNAILDEIVAALARGDRVELRGFGAFSVKHRPARAGRNPRTGAHVPVDQKSVPFFKTGKEMRERLNRDDGSPEAGA, encoded by the coding sequence ATGATCAAATCCGAACTTGTTCAGCGCATCGCCGAGCACAACCCGCACCTCTATCAGCGGGATGTGGAGAACATTGTGAACGCGATCCTCGATGAGATCGTCGCTGCCTTGGCGCGCGGCGACCGTGTCGAGCTGCGCGGCTTCGGCGCTTTCTCGGTAAAGCATCGTCCTGCGCGCGCGGGGCGCAATCCGCGCACCGGCGCGCATGTGCCGGTCGACCAGAAGAGCGTGCCGTTCTTCAAGACCGGCAAGGAAATGCGCGAGCGGCTGAACCGCGACGACGGCTCGCCCGAGGCCGGCGCGTAG